gcttTCTATTAGCCATCacattacagattttattttaaggtgctttttttttttctctcacatatccatttaaaaacattatcacATGGATAACCATACCACCCTAATGGATTCAGCACAGCACAGTTTTCCTCTTTGTCCATGTTGGGCTGTCCAGACGCCCAGAACCTGCATGTACAGATAAGCATTAGGTGTTCAGTGCTGCTTTCTGTGTGATATGATAATCATTTATATCATATtaatcagttcagttcagtaatTTCTTACCCAGAGGTCAGTGTGCTGCCATCAACCCATTTCCATGTGCCCTCCACATCACTGTCATTTAGACCAATCCAGAATTCAGCATCAGTTTTAAAAGACTCCTAATAATAGAATAGAAGTGAAatcatttctgtagtatttcagCTAACACACGTCTAATGTGAGTAAATGAATCATGAATCTGAATTAGTCAATCAATGTTTCACTCACTTGTTCCTCTCTGttgtttatgatgatcagatcTGCTCCTCTGTTCAAACAGTCTTCTCTACTTTCAGCCCAGTTCTTCGTGTCAGAGGAAATGTAGTATAAACTGGATTGATTGCACTTCCATCCATCTAGTAACACAACCAGTTTAGTTATGAGTTGTTTGTTCTCGTCCACACTGAACTGAAACTTACTAACATCCGTGTGTACACACAACATAAACACTGCATCTTTTTAATGCTAAACATGTGTAGTTTAAGTGAAGTTCAAGATTACCCAAAAATTGTGCTAACAGTTGTTTTTTCTCCTCATTTAACTGGTTATTTTGATTAGTCATGTTGCTAATGTCATTTCTCCAATTTATCTTTCTCTTTTAACAAGCCTTGGATCTCATCACGTTCCTTGTTCCTTTGTTGGTTGTATTTGTCCTCACTGTTTTCATACTCATCAGTCTTTGTTCTGAGTTCGAGACCCAGCAATATGATCGCCTCGACCAGAAGAACGCACTGCAGCACCAAACACGCTGTAGCTCTTTTGTATCTTCTGTTCCTCACAGAATCAATTCCTGAACACCACAGACATGaagataaatgtttcttaattaCTCACATGACTAAAATATGTGTGTTGATTGTTATAATCAAATAAATCTCAATACCTGTGCTGTTCCTCTTACACATTTTCAGTCATTTAGAGTCAGATTTTGTAAGTTGCTTGTGTGTGGAAAACACAGCTGTATACTGATACTTTCAGAGTTCAACGCTAACTACACCACTGTGACCGCACTGAGCAGTCATATCCTGCTTatataaaaaaaggttttgcaGATAAACAGCAACGatttatgttaaaatatttttgtacaatACTAGTAAAAGTAGTCATGTTGTTAAGCCTTTTATATCAATGTAATAACATTTCTTACTTCTTGTAAGTAATTGaagttgattattttcctctt
The sequence above is drawn from the Megalobrama amblycephala isolate DHTTF-2021 linkage group LG13, ASM1881202v1, whole genome shotgun sequence genome and encodes:
- the LOC125243833 gene encoding CD209 antigen-like protein D, with protein sequence MTNQNNQLNEEKKQLLAQFLDGWKCNQSSLYYISSDTKNWAESREDCLNRGADLIIINNREEQESFKTDAEFWIGLNDSDVEGTWKWVDGSTLTSGFWASGQPNMDKEENCAVLNPLGWYGYPCDNVFKWICERKKKSTLK